The window GTTTCAACTGGTGGGTTTCGCGTCTTGACCTGGGTCGAGCAACCGGTGGAGATGAACGATGAAGTAGCGCATATGGGCGTTGTCGACCGTCATCTGCGCCTTGGACTTCCAGGCCGTGAACGCGGTGGCGTAGTTCGGGTAGACTCCGACGATCTCGACCTGATCGAGATCCTTGAAGGTGTTGCCCTTCAGGTCGGTCAGTTCGCCGCCGATAACCAGATGAAGCAACTGTTGCGCGCCGTCCGACATGAATGTGTTTCCTGCAGCTGCCCGGCTGCGATCAGATGAATTCGAATGGGTCGCGCGGCCGGTCAGACCTGCCTGTTCCGAAACTGCTCAACGATGCAAGCATGACGATCGGCCCCCGCTGCCACCAGCAACCCGTGCGTCACTTCCTGGCGATTATAGAGGATCGCATCGCCGGAAAGCGCGGTCATCCTACCATTCGCTTCGTGCACGATCAAATCCGCCGCGGCAAGGTCCCAGTCGCGGCTCTGACCGCCGGCAAAGGCGGCATCGAGCCTGCCGTTCGCCACCCAGCACAGCCGCAGCGCCAGCGAGCCGATTCGCGGATAGAGCGTGATGTCCTGCAATGGCCGGGCGAGACGCTCCACCAGCGGCTTCGGGCCGGCGACGCGGGAAAAATCCATTTCGGTGCCGGCGGTGGCGTGGACCGGCACGCCGTTGCAGGTGGTGCCCTGGCCGCGCACGGCAAAGAAAAATTCATCTGTGGACGGCGCGAATACCGCGGCGAGCAGCGGCCTGGCCTCGTCCACCAGCGCCACGCTGACACACCAGTCCTCGCGCCCGGCGAGATAGCCGCGGGTACCGTCGATCGGATCGATGATCCAGGTGAGGCGTTTGCCAAGCCGCGACTCGTCATCGGCGCTCTCTTCCGACAGCCAGCCGTAATCCGGCCTCAAAGCCTGCAGCCGGGTCTGGATCAGATCGTTGACGGCGATGTCGGCTTCCGACACCGGCGACGACGCGCCTTTGGTCCACATCCGCAGCTCGGTGCGGAACATCGCGAGCCCGAGCGCGCCGGCGTCGCGCACCGTCTGCGCCAGCAGCGCCGCGTCATCAGCCAGATGATCGGCGCGCGCCAAACTCTTGATTGAAGCGTCAGCGTCCGGCAATCGTCAGCCCCTCGACGCGGACGGTCGGCGCATTGACGCCATAGCGGAAGCTGAGATCGTTGGCAGGCTGCAGCGACTTGAAAATCTCGAACAGATGCCCGGCGATGGTGATCTCGCTCACCGCATAGGTGATCTCGCCGTTCTCGATCCAGAACCCGCCGGCGCCACGGCTGTAGTCGCCGGTGACGCCGTTGACGCCGGAGCCGATCAGGTCGGTGACATAAAAACCTTCCTTGATGTCGGCGATCAGTTCGGCCGGCGTCGGCTCGCCCGCCTCCATATGCAGATTATAGGCGCCGGGCGACGGCGACGACGACACGCCGCGATGGGCGTGGCCGGTGGTGGTCATGCCCAGCTCGCGCGCGGTGGCGCAATCCAGCAACCAGGTGGTCAGCACGCCTTCGTCGATGATGGCAGTCTTCTTCACTGCGACGCCTTCGGCATCGAAGGATTGCGAGCGCAACCCGCGCACCCGCAGGGGATCGTCGATGATGCGGATATTCTTGTTGAACAACTGCTCGCCGAGGCTGCCCTTGAGAAAGCTGGTCTTGCGGGCGATCGAGGCGCCATTGACGGCGCCGACGAGGTGGCCGACCAGCGAATTCGAGACGCGAGGATCGAATACCACCGGCACCTTGCAGGTCGCGACCTTGCGCGGATTGGCGCGCGCCACCGTGCGCTCGCCGGCGAGCTTGCCGACACTGGCAGGGGATGCGAGGTCGGATGCATGCGGCGCCGAGGTGTAGTCGTAGTCGCGCTCCATATTGGTGCCGTCGCCGACGATCGCCGTCATCGAGATGCCCTGGCTCGAGCGCAGGTAGGAGCCGTGGAAGCCGGTCGAGGTCACCAGTACCATGCCGCCGATCCCGGTCGAGGCCGAGGCGCCGCCGGATTTGGTGACGCCCTTCACCGCAAGCGCGGCCTCTTCCGCTTCCACCGCGCGGCGTTCGAGTTCGTTTACCGACGGCGTGACAGGATCGAGCAGATCGAGGTTCGGAAAATCGCGCGCCAGCAAAGCGGGATCGGCGAGGCCGACATATTGATCGTCGGGTGCGACGCGGGCCATCGCCACCGCGCGCTCGGCGAGCTGGGCGACATTGTCGCCTGACACATCATTGGTCGAAATGACCGCCTGGCGACGGCCGACGAAAACCCGCAGGCCGACGTCGTCGCCTTCGGAACGCTCGGACGCTTCGACCTTGCCGTCACGCACCTCGACGCCGTGCGACACGCCGCGCACCGCGACCGCGTCGGCCGCATCGGCGCCGGCGCGCTTCGCAGCCTCGACGAGACGCTGCGCCAGCGTGGAGAGCGCGGACTGATCGAGCAGGTCGGAACTGGCGGGTTTCAACGGCGATGACGACGTGTTTGGTGAAGAGATCACGAACAAAATCCCAACGTTTTGAGGAGGTGCCTGAAGAGGCCTGAAGGCAAACTGTCGTGTCCAGAGATGTGCCTATTTTACGCGGACTTCAAGCATCCGATGCGCTGAAAGCCAAAGAATTTCAGCGATATCGCAAGGTCTCGTCAATCATGTCCGCCAAGCTTCCGTCAAGCATGCGGGCGGATCAGATTCGATTAACCAGCCTTTTTAAGCTCGTTCCGATCCGGCTCTGGCAAGGTCCCCCCATCGACCGGGAACATAATTCCGGCGGGGAGATAAAAATCTTGAGGCATCAAACAGCAACAGGCGGGAGCATTTCCGCAGGGTCGAGCAGCGCATTGCGGCTCGACCCCCACTCGCTACCGGTCCGCTTCGATGCGCACGATCAACGTGCGGATGGCAGCGTCCGGCATATCGAACTGCATCGCGAACGCGTCGTCCTGCACCGTGCCGTCAGCGGCATGCGGATGGCGATCAACGTCCGCGTCAGCGACTTTCTCGGCGTCGCCTTGCGCGGCCTCGACGACGGCAAAATGCTGGTGCTCGCGCATCGCGATCCCTCACTGTCGATTCCGTTGCTGGTCAGTTCGGACCGCGAAGAGATCGACATGGCGTGGCAGATGTGGAGCGAGATTTTTGCACTCCCGCAATTGCCGGAAGAGAAAACCCGCGAGCCGGCCCCGCGCCGCCGCCGCCACAATGCGATCCGCGAGCGTCGCCCGAAATTTCTGGTGCGACGCCAGTTCGGCGACCTGCTCAACGCCGCCGGCGTGTATCAGGGCGAGCGCGAGATCATCGCAAGAGACTAGGTCGCGATCGGTCGTGATGTATCCAGGGTGCGCACTAAAATCAGAGTTGGTCCGCTGTGGCCCCGTGAATGTCCGGTTTGGAGCGCTAGAACCGGACTCATGCACCGCAGCAAAACCAAGGTCTGGAAGATATTTTGAAATGAAAAAGGCCACCCGCGCGGCCTTAAATTATCCAGTGAAGAAATCTACTACACCTGTCTCCAGATCGTACATCGCACCGGCGATTTTGATAGCGCCATTCGATTCCATTTGGGCCAGCACAGGACTGTCCTTGCGAATGTCGGCCATCGTCATTTCTACATTCTTCCGGGCGACGGCATCCACAAATGTGTAATTCTTCGACGTCCTTTCACCGCTGTATGTTGTCGCTGCTACTGCGGGTTTAATTTTCGTCAACAAACCCGTGAGATTGCCGAGTTCGGCATTGTCAATTGCGCCCTTAATCGCGCCGCACGACGTATGTCCCATGACCAGAACGACTTTAGCCCCTGTCAGTTTGCAGGCGAATTCCATACTTCCAAGGATGTCGGGATTTTCGACGTTGCCTGCTACGCGAGCGTTGAAGATGTCGCCAATGCGGAGGTCTAAGATCGTCTCAGCCGAAGCCCGTGAGTCAATACACGTAAGCAGTATCGCGGCCGGATATTGTCCTTTGGCGGTTGCGCGTTGCTGCGCCAGGAAATTGGTATCTTCGCGCTTGCCGTTGTAAAAGCGCTTATTCCCTTTTTTCATGAGCGCTAAAATATCGTCCGGACTCAACTTGTCACGCTGCGCCTTGGTCAGTGCGTCAGCATGGGCAATGCCGCTGAGAGCCCCGAGACCTGCGAACGCCATTGCAGTCATGGCCGCGGACGCTTTTAGGAAACTCCGACGATGGAAACGATTGAGGGGCTGGTTCGCTTCACGGTTCGCACATTCGATACACATGCAGGATCTCCCTTGAGCTAATTCCCCAGACGGACTCCATTGCGGTATAGCGATAGTATACGGCGGGATACAGCACAAGCCATAGGCGAGTGCCGTAGCCAGTTCAATTTTGCCGAGAGGAAGGGTCAATCCAATGATTGAGTGTATTTGGCGTTCACCGTTCGTCTGCGCGCTCTCAGATCGACCTTGAGTCCGCTCAGGATCATTTGCATCGACCGGCAGCCCCGCTACGGTGTATTTCCGAGGCGCGCGATCATCGCATCCGAACGCGCCTTGAGGTTTGGCGCGACCTTTTCGCCGTTGCTGACGCGCGTCTTGACAATGGAGGCCAGCCGGAGCGCCTCGGCGTCGCGACCTTCGCTGAGTTCAGCATCTGCCAGTGCAATGACGAAAACCAGATTGTCAGGCTGCAGGCCGTAGGCTTTTCGAAACGGGCCGACGGCGTCGTGCGGACGCCCGTTCTTGCGTAAATCTTCGCCGTAATCGAA is drawn from Nitrobacteraceae bacterium AZCC 2146 and contains these coding sequences:
- a CDS encoding myo-inositol-1(or 4)-monophosphatase (product_source=KO:K01092; cath_funfam=3.30.540.10,3.40.190.80; cog=COG0483; ko=KO:K01092; pfam=PF00459; superfamily=56655), whose amino-acid sequence is MPDADASIKSLARADHLADDAALLAQTVRDAGALGLAMFRTELRMWTKGASSPVSEADIAVNDLIQTRLQALRPDYGWLSEESADDESRLGKRLTWIIDPIDGTRGYLAGREDWCVSVALVDEARPLLAAVFAPSTDEFFFAVRGQGTTCNGVPVHATAGTEMDFSRVAGPKPLVERLARPLQDITLYPRIGSLALRLCWVANGRLDAAFAGGQSRDWDLAAADLIVHEANGRMTALSGDAILYNRQEVTHGLLVAAGADRHACIVEQFRNRQV
- a CDS encoding hypothetical protein (product_source=Hypo-rule applied; cath_funfam=2.40.30.10; pfam=PF19596) encodes the protein MSRDVPILRGLQASDALKAKEFQRYRKVSSIMSAKLPSSMRADQIRLTSLFKLVPIRLWQGPPIDREHNSGGEIKILRHQTATGGSISAGSSSALRLDPHSLPVRFDAHDQRADGSVRHIELHRERVVLHRAVSGMRMAINVRVSDFLGVALRGLDDGKMLVLAHRDPSLSIPLLVSSDREEIDMAWQMWSEIFALPQLPEEKTREPAPRRRRHNAIRERRPKFLVRRQFGDLLNAAGVYQGEREIIARD
- a CDS encoding PmbA protein (product_source=KO:K03592; cath_funfam=3.30.2290.10; cog=COG0312; ko=KO:K03592; pfam=PF01523,PF19289,PF19290; superfamily=111283), with the protein product MISSPNTSSSPLKPASSDLLDQSALSTLAQRLVEAAKRAGADAADAVAVRGVSHGVEVRDGKVEASERSEGDDVGLRVFVGRRQAVISTNDVSGDNVAQLAERAVAMARVAPDDQYVGLADPALLARDFPNLDLLDPVTPSVNELERRAVEAEEAALAVKGVTKSGGASASTGIGGMVLVTSTGFHGSYLRSSQGISMTAIVGDGTNMERDYDYTSAPHASDLASPASVGKLAGERTVARANPRKVATCKVPVVFDPRVSNSLVGHLVGAVNGASIARKTSFLKGSLGEQLFNKNIRIIDDPLRVRGLRSQSFDAEGVAVKKTAIIDEGVLTTWLLDCATARELGMTTTGHAHRGVSSSPSPGAYNLHMEAGEPTPAELIADIKEGFYVTDLIGSGVNGVTGDYSRGAGGFWIENGEITYAVSEITIAGHLFEIFKSLQPANDLSFRYGVNAPTVRVEGLTIAGR
- a CDS encoding hypothetical protein (product_source=Hypo-rule applied; pfam=PF13773; superfamily=55347), encoding MSDGAQQLLHLVIGGELTDLKGNTFKDLDQVEIVGVYPNYATAFTAWKSKAQMTVDNAHMRYFIVHLHRLLDPGQDAKPTS
- a CDS encoding carbonic anhydrase (product_source=KO:K01673; cath_funfam=3.40.1050.10; cleavage_site_network=SignalP-noTM; cog=COG0288; ko=KO:K01673; pfam=PF00484; smart=SM00947; superfamily=53056; tigrfam=TIGR01409; transmembrane_helix_parts=Inside_1_20,TMhelix_21_43,Outside_44_252), with amino-acid sequence MCIECANREANQPLNRFHRRSFLKASAAMTAMAFAGLGALSGIAHADALTKAQRDKLSPDDILALMKKGNKRFYNGKREDTNFLAQQRATAKGQYPAAILLTCIDSRASAETILDLRIGDIFNARVAGNVENPDILGSMEFACKLTGAKVVLVMGHTSCGAIKGAIDNAELGNLTGLLTKIKPAVAATTYSGERTSKNYTFVDAVARKNVEMTMADIRKDSPVLAQMESNGAIKIAGAMYDLETGVVDFFTG